A stretch of DNA from Gimesia chilikensis:
GTCGGCAGTATCTTGCCAGAAAAGTGGTCCGAAACGATTGCTGATATTCTGCTTCAAAATCCTGGTCGCTGGTTGTTACCTGCTGAGTTTCTGGGAGGGGCAATGCTTCTGCCTCCGGAAAACGGCAGGCTGAAAGGGCAGCCTTCTCAAGCGCTGAGAGAACTGGTAATGCGACTGGTAGCCTTCTTGCCTAATTTACCTCAAGACGCAGCGATTGCGTACATGGAACCGGTGCCGAAACTGGTCTCGCGGCTTTGTAGCACATTACCTCACGATAAGGTCTTGCAGCAGGTCTATCAGGCGATCAACGATCACAGCCGGTTTGCATGGGAGTATCCACATCTGCTGCTGCAGGAAGTGATGAACCGTTGCCGCTGGTTCGGTGCACCGGGCAATGAGGTGGAACAGTGGGCCAGGCAACTGGATGAGTTTCTTCAAGAGGAGCCCTCTTCAAGAAACACCAACCGTCCTGAGTGGTTGAAGAAAACACAGGGGCAACGGATGTTCGATTCGCTGACCATCAATGGGGTTCATTGGGGAGGAGTTAGAAGTGTAGCTGTGTTTAAAGGGTCTGATGGGCCACGGATTGTTTCAGGGGGGAGAGATGGATCTATTGCGATCAGTGATCCAAAAACGGGAGATGTCGAACAGATTCTAGACGATGTCCACACACATTCGATTTTTAGTGTGACGACATATGCAAGCCCGGATGGACCGCGGATCATTTCGGCAGGGGGCGACAAACGGATCGTGATCAGTGATCCCCAAACCGGAACCGTCGAACGGACCATCGAGGGAGCTCATACAGACATGATAATGAGTGTGACAACATATGACGCTCCGGAGGGGCCACGGATTGTTTCAGCAGGTGATGATAGTCGGATCGTGATCAGTAATCCCCAAACAGGAACCGTCGAACGGACCATCGAGGGAGCTCATACAGACATGATAATGAGTGTGACAACATATGACGCTCTGGAGGGGCCACGGATTGTTTCAGCAGGTGATGATAGTCGGATCGTGATCAGTAATCCCCAAACAGGAACCGTCGAGCGGATTCTCGAGGATGCCCATGCATCTAGGATTAACTGTGTGACTGCCTTTGAAAGTACGGAGGGACCACGGATCGTCTCGGCGGGAGTGGGGATGCAGATCAATATCATTGATCCCCGGACGGGGGCATTGGACCGGATCCTCGACCAAACTAATTGGGACGATGTTAGAAGCGTGGCCGTGTATGACACTCCGGAGGGGCCGCGGATCGTCTCAGCATCGGAGGCCAATGGACGAGTGGTAATCTCGAATCCACTTACGGGGGCAGTAGAAATGATCCTTGACGATGTCCATCAAGGCTGGGTATTCGGCGTGACGACGTATACTGATTCGGAGGGGCTACGGATTGTTTCGGTAGGCTTCGATGATGGTAGAATCGTGATCATTGATCCCTGGATGGGGGCATCAGAGCGGATTCTCAGTAAGACCTTTCCAGGCCGGATTGAGGAGATGACGACATATGTAGGTCCAGATGGACCGCGGGTTGTCTCGCGCGATATCAAAGATACGATCAAAATCAGTGACCCAAAAACAGGAAAAGTGGAACACGTTATCGAGGGAAGAAAATTCGCTAGACAAGTCAGGGTAGCCGTTTATGAAAGTTCGGATGGCCCGCAGCTTGTCTTTTTGGGTTATGTTGGACAGATCATGAGAAGTGATCCAAAAACGAGAGAGGTGGAACAGATCATCGATTTTTCAGATTTAGTTGTTTTTTGTAGCCTTAATGTGTATGAAAGTTCGGAAGGACCACGGATTGTGTTGGGAGACGGGGAAGGAAGGATTGTGATCTGTGATCTCCGTATCGGAACCGTCGAGCAAACCATCGAGGGCGCTCATACAGGCCCGATTAACAGTGTGACCGTGTATGAAGATCTGGAGGGGCAACGGATCATCTCGGCGGGGTGGGATGGTCGGATCGTGATTAGTAATCCAAAATCTGGAGTGGTGGAACAGGTTATCGAGGGCGCTCATACAAGCTTGATTAACAGTGTGGCCGTACATGCCGGTCCGTCGGGTCTGCGGATCGTCTCAGCAGACTCTGAAAGTATCGTGATCAGTGATCCCCGGTCAGGAACTGTCGAGCTGACCATCGAAGACGCCCACACAGCAAGGGTTCAGAGTGTGACCGTGTATGACGGTCCGGGTGGTCCGTGGATCGTTTCGACAGGCAAAGATGGAAAAATAAAAGTCTGGAAGATGGAAGAATTTCTTGCCTGGAATGGAGACACATCAGAAAACCTACAACCAATCAACACCCTCCATATCAATGCCAGATGCCTGGCGATTGACCAGTCTAATAAACTTCTGATCTGCGGTGTGGGTAATCATATTGAAGTTTATGAATTCGTGACAAATTGATCAAAACGAATAAAACTAACTGAAATTATTCTACCTCTCTCCTATGTAGGGTGTAGCAACCAGGGATAAACAAGCCAGATCGCCTGGCAGCCTGCGTTGCATCAGCCTGATCCGGTAAACCAGCCGGTCAATCAGAAGGAGAGACAAAATGATCAAGTGGATAGTCGCCTGGGTCTTTGTGACCTGTATGCTCCAGCTTCTCCCCTCGGCATGGGGAAGCAAGACCGCGCGTTGGCTGGTGGGAGTGCCGGCCGTCTGTGCGTTGATTGGTGCTGTAGCCAGTGGACTGGCAATTCTGTTTGCCACTCCCGACCGCAGTACCTGGATTCGCACCACTGTCAGTGAACTCGGCAAAAAACTGATGGAAGAGGCAATGCAATTGCCCGTCGAGATTCCGGCCCTGATTGGAGTTGCCATTTCCGCGACGATGCTGCTGGTTTACTGGCGTCGCCCCAAAAAGAATGTGCTCCGTCGTCGAACCATCGCTGATACGGGAAACCACACTTCTAATGGAGACCATCGCTCTGTCTCGCGTGAAGATTTACGCCGCTTGACCCGTCGGGAACGTCAGCCTGCTTTACAGGTGGCTGATCTGCTGAAAAAACGCTCGTAATCTGTGCCCTGTCATGGTTCGTTTCGAGTGGATTATTTTTTGGCTTATGAGTGCTCACGTACCAGTTTTTGAATCCATTCATTGCAATGCCGGCAATTGAATGAGAATGAACCGTTTTCGCGTCAAATCATCCCATCCTGAAGGAGAATCAGATGAAGTTTTTAAAATCACTCAAGTCGCAGCAGCGACAAATTATCGAAAAGATTCAGTTCATCATGCAAATGATTGCCACCGGAGCAACCGGTAAAACGGCGATCCAGACGGCCTGGTTTGAAGAGGCTGTGGATATTCCGCTGTCATCGGGACTCACATTTGGGACGGAAGATCCCATGATGGCCAACGAAATTCTGCAGGACCTGCGTCGACGTCGCGACGAAGCCGAGTCTGGGGGGTACAATACCAGTCAGGATGCCTACGAAATGCGTTTCGAACTCTGTGAAGCTGAAGATGCGGTTGCCGAGCTGATTACCAACGAAGCGATTGGGCAGGTGTTGACAGGCACAAACAGTAGCAGTACAGACCTGGAAATGCATGAATATGAGAACCTGCTGGAGCGGGCCTCTAATTCTCATGCCCTGTTACCCATGGTAGCGGTACCACCATTGGGAGGCAGCCGCCAGGATGAGCAGCGTTTCATGGAAGACAATCGCCTGGTAGCAAAGTATTTGAGTACCGCGCTACGACGCCATGGAGACCGTGCGTCCTGCTCGGTGGGCATTGTTGTTACAAAACTCGATTCTCTGTTTGACAGTGAAGAGGAAGCCCGCAACGAACTCACTGATGAGCTGTTGATGCGTTGGCTGCGTCCGCTGGTTCAGGTGGTCAATCAGTCTCAGAAGGTCTTCAGTGCCGCCATCATTCCGACCAGTGCATTTGGCTGGCAAAATGCAGAACCGATCGTAAGCCCATCTGAATCTGGGGCAACGACCATGTATCGGCTGAAAGATCGTTATGCTGAGTCTTATAACACCACGCCTCTGCTGTTATGGACTCTTCTGAATGGGCTCTTACCGGTCCAGTATGAACGTACCTCTGCGGAACAGGAGGCTGCTGTCAGCCGCGTGGTTCACATGCTGGCCAGTGACCTGGAGCATATGCCCCACTGGTGCATTCCGATTAAAGAAGCAGGGCGTTCATTGATTTGAACCACCGGAATGAACATCACAATCACCACAGCAATCTCTCAGATCACGAGTCTCACCGGTGTGGTGGGGCTCGTGATTTTGCAGTAAATCTCACTCACAGGAGCTGAATCCCATGTCGCAGACTGTCACTCAAAACATCAGATACCCAGAAGAAATGACGTTTGCCCCACGGAGCAAGGGAGGCATGTTTGTGCTAACCGTAATCCGAGGGAATGAACCACCGAACCTTGCTGAACTTTCCACTCAATTTCAGAGAATTCATCGCAAACTCACGTCAAAAGACAAACAGGTGGAATTTAAATTTCAGCCTGAGGGAGATCAACCTTCAGTGATCTACCAGGTAGAATGCACTCATGATGGAGCTAGAGGCATTCATTGTCGGCTGACCTTAAAAAATAAATCACAGGTTCGACGGCCTTATAAAGGTCGTACTGTTGAGGATCAACAGCCAGCTGTAGACCCTGCTAAGCATCCAAAATCCGTCTCTTTAACCGCAGAGGAACTGGTTGCCGGTTTGAGCGAGGATGATGAACGTCGTCAGCAGATTCAGCGCGCCCTGAAGCAGCTTAACGACGATTTCAGTCAGGAACCCAAGTTGACCGCGGCGATGATTCTGATGGGAGTGATGGATCTGAAAAGCCGGATCGCTGCTGAGCAGGGTAATCGCTTGTCGGAACTGCAAGCCCAGTTGACGTATGAAGCAGTAGTCCAGGTTTTGCGGGAGCAGGAACAGATCCAGGTCGATCCTGGTCCGAATGAATCTGAGGAAGAGAAGCACTCCGA
This window harbors:
- a CDS encoding WD40 repeat domain-containing protein translates to MVTQQYSSRAVYRFSLFRQSGARRVQPRWGESEGELKEKFRVLQSPDDPALDILALVELRQRAYDVFLNWHKDELQSLPSDEDRRWFLEHVKALTTPATFFTWAGSETKAPLYHPLPVIQRKTVGSETEIIPKASQLSAFLIQLQQEQSRQGVLITTRSGGGKTVACRQADLLFLGMQQHVAEEQKQQPSPSIIPVWVSLQHETALKQRIWSDFAGLTHHQKIKRIEEGTNAGSPDVLIELLVANTHKEPATTDDELQSRQRAMLRQLHLGPSLVLFFDLNHANELDRELYAEAIIAFQKHPQLGKKHRCVVVYRGAGKGDRVIQRLLSNTDRQWPGFQEYDLKSIEDDKAIEYCGQIREFEQRLWKDPITGLTNQINERFENQNSAFLLCQPVLDGSELQTRTLLQQLIRRSRMAKAYESDSDQTQEDNDSLISVPLLMHWVSLLEPQALLRIANLTHLYREIVSQHLRREHPQMGLHQYLIDLKIYQTGEAKNRKPVTGKMVTGMTRIALAILAQGVGTTIEVDEACDLLEDPSEYPEDDSRDWHLKSSKMPSLAKSDYNHQEFTLEEAQAILRHGLFRQEGDQLRFAHDSLIYYFAGMALREFKKPGKPGVGSILPEKWSETIADILLQNPGRWLLPAEFLGGAMLLPPENGRLKGQPSQALRELVMRLVAFLPNLPQDAAIAYMEPVPKLVSRLCSTLPHDKVLQQVYQAINDHSRFAWEYPHLLLQEVMNRCRWFGAPGNEVEQWARQLDEFLQEEPSSRNTNRPEWLKKTQGQRMFDSLTINGVHWGGVRSVAVFKGSDGPRIVSGGRDGSIAISDPKTGDVEQILDDVHTHSIFSVTTYASPDGPRIISAGGDKRIVISDPQTGTVERTIEGAHTDMIMSVTTYDAPEGPRIVSAGDDSRIVISNPQTGTVERTIEGAHTDMIMSVTTYDALEGPRIVSAGDDSRIVISNPQTGTVERILEDAHASRINCVTAFESTEGPRIVSAGVGMQINIIDPRTGALDRILDQTNWDDVRSVAVYDTPEGPRIVSASEANGRVVISNPLTGAVEMILDDVHQGWVFGVTTYTDSEGLRIVSVGFDDGRIVIIDPWMGASERILSKTFPGRIEEMTTYVGPDGPRVVSRDIKDTIKISDPKTGKVEHVIEGRKFARQVRVAVYESSDGPQLVFLGYVGQIMRSDPKTREVEQIIDFSDLVVFCSLNVYESSEGPRIVLGDGEGRIVICDLRIGTVEQTIEGAHTGPINSVTVYEDLEGQRIISAGWDGRIVISNPKSGVVEQVIEGAHTSLINSVAVHAGPSGLRIVSADSESIVISDPRSGTVELTIEDAHTARVQSVTVYDGPGGPWIVSTGKDGKIKVWKMEEFLAWNGDTSENLQPINTLHINARCLAIDQSNKLLICGVGNHIEVYEFVTN